The following proteins are co-located in the Dyadobacter chenwenxiniae genome:
- a CDS encoding anhydro-N-acetylmuramic acid kinase — MKAHIDKLYQISGKKSRRIIGLMSGTSLDGLDVAVCNVEGSGTETVLELEYFTTVSYSDEFRNEILQIFAKRQIDFQQLCLLNPYIGTIHGKMILDCLEAWDIGIEHIDLIASHGQTVFHAPKKQHKLPDFPNATLQIGDGDHIATKTGIITLSDFRQKHIAAGGEGAPLAVYGDHFLFSKAGENRILLNMGGIANFTFLPASLDTTRIFTTDTGPGNTLLDAYAKRFFHKSYDENGAIAASGKVNNTLLVALKSLPFFKSPFPKTTGPEVFNFDYVEAAIQQSKLISVSRQDIIATLTQLSAETISDAIKSVMNEDDSFTIYASGGGAHNPVLMSGIARALNQPIEKIDTLGVSGDAKEAVLFAVLANEAVAGQQMHFGEKEGVPSVSMGKISFPG, encoded by the coding sequence ATGAAGGCGCATATTGACAAACTATATCAAATATCTGGCAAAAAGTCCCGCAGAATTATCGGGTTAATGTCCGGAACCTCGCTGGATGGGCTGGATGTGGCCGTTTGTAACGTCGAAGGAAGCGGCACTGAAACAGTTTTGGAGCTGGAATACTTTACAACAGTCTCTTACTCGGATGAATTTCGTAATGAAATTCTTCAAATCTTCGCCAAAAGGCAAATTGATTTCCAACAGCTTTGCCTCCTTAACCCCTACATTGGCACCATCCATGGAAAAATGATCCTGGATTGCCTGGAAGCCTGGGACATTGGCATTGAACACATTGACCTAATCGCAAGTCACGGTCAAACGGTTTTTCACGCGCCTAAAAAACAGCACAAGCTTCCCGATTTTCCAAATGCAACATTGCAAATCGGTGACGGTGACCACATTGCAACCAAAACGGGCATCATTACATTAAGTGATTTTCGCCAAAAACACATTGCTGCTGGTGGAGAGGGCGCGCCACTTGCCGTTTACGGGGATCATTTTCTTTTTTCCAAAGCGGGCGAAAACAGGATTCTGCTCAATATGGGCGGAATTGCCAACTTTACATTCCTGCCCGCGTCACTGGACACCACGCGAATATTCACAACAGACACGGGTCCTGGAAATACATTGCTGGACGCTTATGCGAAGCGCTTTTTTCATAAATCCTATGACGAAAATGGTGCGATTGCTGCGAGTGGCAAGGTGAATAATACGCTTCTAGTCGCGTTGAAATCTTTGCCTTTCTTTAAATCGCCTTTCCCTAAAACAACCGGCCCCGAGGTTTTCAACTTCGATTATGTTGAAGCTGCCATTCAGCAATCCAAACTGATCTCGGTTTCAAGGCAGGATATTATCGCAACATTGACGCAGCTCAGCGCTGAGACCATATCCGACGCAATAAAGAGCGTGATGAACGAGGATGACTCATTCACAATTTATGCAAGCGGTGGCGGAGCACATAATCCTGTCCTGATGTCCGGAATTGCCCGCGCCCTAAACCAACCGATTGAGAAAATTGATACATTGGGTGTTTCAGGTGATGCAAAGGAGGCTGTCCTATTTGCGGTTTTGGCGAATGAAGCGGTCGCTGGTCAGCAAATGCATTTTGGGGAAAAAGAAGGAGTTCCTAGCGTTTCCATGGGAAAAATATCGTTTCCTGGCTGA
- the purD gene encoding phosphoribosylamine--glycine ligase: MNILILGSGGREHAFAWKIAQSPLCDSLYVAPGNAGTAGVATNLSISYNDFDAIANAVLENKVELVIVGPEEPLVNGIVDYFESREDLSKVKIIGPNKAGAQLEGSKDFSKQFMEKYGIPTASSQTFTAETLEQGLEFLEKQPLPIVLKADGLAAGKGVIIAEKHIEAETAFKEMLLDHKFGDAGNKVVVEQFLKGIELSVFVLSDGEHYKILPEAKDYKRIGENDTGLNTGGMGAVSPVAFADANFLKKVDEKVVKPTLHGLRSEGIKYVGFIFIGLMNIKGEPFVIEYNVRMGDPETEVVIPRIQSDFAMLMASTAKGTLNDFELQISPQVAVTTVVVSGGYPGDYEKGKVISGSQKVDDVFLFHAGTTFNGNTEVVTNGGRVMALTGLANSLENAVHKSQRAAQAVQFEGKYFRHDIGVDLIRYND, translated from the coding sequence ATGAATATACTAATATTGGGATCAGGCGGGAGAGAACATGCCTTCGCCTGGAAAATAGCCCAAAGCCCTCTTTGTGACAGTTTATATGTAGCGCCCGGTAATGCGGGAACTGCAGGTGTTGCTACGAACCTCTCTATATCTTATAATGATTTTGATGCCATCGCAAACGCGGTGTTGGAAAACAAAGTTGAACTTGTGATCGTTGGACCAGAAGAACCATTGGTAAACGGCATCGTTGACTATTTTGAATCAAGAGAAGATCTTTCCAAAGTGAAGATCATTGGCCCGAATAAAGCTGGGGCACAATTGGAAGGAAGCAAGGATTTTTCCAAACAATTCATGGAGAAATACGGCATTCCTACTGCTTCTTCCCAAACATTCACTGCCGAAACACTGGAACAAGGCCTGGAATTTCTTGAAAAACAGCCACTTCCTATTGTTTTGAAAGCAGATGGACTTGCGGCAGGCAAGGGAGTTATCATTGCAGAGAAGCATATAGAAGCAGAAACAGCTTTTAAAGAAATGCTTTTGGACCATAAATTCGGTGATGCTGGTAACAAAGTTGTGGTTGAACAATTTCTGAAAGGGATAGAATTATCCGTATTTGTCCTTTCAGATGGAGAACATTATAAAATTTTGCCCGAGGCCAAAGATTATAAACGCATCGGCGAAAACGACACAGGCCTTAATACGGGCGGAATGGGCGCTGTGTCGCCAGTGGCCTTTGCGGATGCCAATTTCTTGAAGAAAGTGGACGAGAAAGTGGTTAAACCCACTTTGCACGGTCTGAGAAGTGAAGGGATCAAATACGTTGGTTTCATATTTATTGGCTTAATGAACATAAAAGGAGAGCCTTTTGTGATCGAATACAATGTAAGAATGGGTGATCCGGAAACGGAAGTGGTGATTCCGCGGATACAGTCCGATTTCGCTATGCTCATGGCCTCAACGGCGAAGGGAACTTTGAATGATTTTGAATTGCAAATCTCCCCGCAGGTGGCCGTGACGACCGTGGTTGTGTCAGGAGGTTATCCAGGAGATTATGAAAAAGGAAAGGTAATTTCCGGCAGCCAAAAAGTAGATGATGTGTTTTTATTTCACGCAGGCACTACTTTCAATGGAAACACCGAAGTTGTGACAAATGGAGGAAGGGTGATGGCGCTAACAGGCCTTGCCAATTCCCTCGAAAATGCGGTCCATAAATCGCAGCGTGCGGCACAGGCCGTGCAGTTCGAAGGAAAGTATTTCCGTCATGACATCGGTGTGGATTTAATACGTTATAACGATTGA
- the recQ gene encoding DNA helicase RecQ: MVNNVDAVVLDTLKDRLKEIFGYSQFRGEQEVIIQNILLGKNTFVIMPTGAGKSLCYQLPALVSDGLTIVISPLIALMKNQVDQLTAFGINAQFLNSTLTKSEMTRVKSDALDGSLKLLYIAPESLTKEDNLDFLKKVKISFVAIDEAHCISEWGHDFRPEYRRIYGIIENIGKLPIIALTATATPKVQQDIRKNLQMEEAETFKSSFNRKNLYYEIRPKKDVKKQLIRYVRNNKGKSGIVYCLSRKTVEEVAELLRVNDVRALPYHAGLDSNTRMANQDAFLNEEADVIVATIAFGMGIDKPDVRFVIHYDVPKSLEGYYQETGRAGRDGLEGNCLMFYSYEDIQKLEKFNKDKTVTERDNARHLLNEMVAYSTLGVCRRRQLLSYFGEYLEKDCGFCDNCMKPTEKTKVQDGVILVLRAVQLTEQRFDCEHIADVLTATENQYVKSYEHDQLDVYGKGLEINDSREYWISTIRQLVIFNYLEKDIENYGVIKLGEKGANYLNDPYPVTLHKDHNFDEEEVKPEDDDKDAAAGGSAHAYDEALLGILKALRKKVAKEKNLPPYVIFQDPSLEEMATTYPTTQQEMAQINGVGMGKVQKFGRQFIEVITRYVEENEIETAKDVVIKSTVNKSKIKIFIIQQVDRKVSLDEIAEVKDLALADVIEEVEHICYSGTKLNLDYYINQVIDRERQQDIYDYFMTAETDNIAAALGEFAHDEISEEELRLMRIKFLSELAN; the protein is encoded by the coding sequence ATGGTAAATAATGTTGATGCAGTCGTTTTAGACACGTTAAAAGATAGGCTTAAAGAAATTTTTGGATACAGTCAGTTCCGGGGTGAGCAAGAGGTAATTATTCAAAATATCCTTCTTGGCAAGAATACTTTTGTGATCATGCCCACCGGAGCGGGAAAATCGCTTTGCTATCAATTGCCTGCTCTTGTCAGCGATGGTCTGACGATCGTTATATCGCCGCTAATTGCATTAATGAAGAATCAGGTTGACCAGCTCACTGCTTTTGGTATCAATGCACAGTTCCTGAATTCCACGCTTACCAAATCTGAAATGACGCGGGTGAAGAGCGACGCACTGGACGGCAGCCTTAAGTTGCTATACATTGCCCCTGAGTCACTTACAAAAGAAGATAACCTTGATTTCCTTAAAAAAGTTAAAATATCCTTTGTTGCCATCGATGAGGCACATTGTATTTCGGAATGGGGACATGATTTCCGGCCGGAATATCGCCGCATTTATGGCATTATAGAGAACATTGGCAAGCTTCCGATCATTGCGCTTACCGCCACTGCCACGCCAAAAGTGCAGCAGGACATTCGCAAAAATCTACAAATGGAGGAAGCGGAAACGTTTAAATCCTCATTTAACAGAAAAAATCTTTACTACGAAATCCGGCCTAAAAAGGATGTTAAGAAGCAGCTGATCCGCTACGTTCGCAACAATAAGGGCAAGTCCGGAATTGTATATTGCCTTAGCAGAAAGACGGTCGAGGAAGTGGCTGAACTGCTTAGGGTTAACGACGTTCGTGCATTACCGTATCATGCCGGACTAGATAGTAACACGCGCATGGCAAACCAGGATGCATTCCTGAATGAGGAAGCGGATGTCATCGTTGCGACCATCGCGTTTGGAATGGGGATTGATAAGCCGGATGTTCGGTTTGTGATCCATTATGATGTTCCCAAATCGCTGGAAGGTTATTATCAGGAAACTGGTCGTGCCGGAAGAGATGGTTTGGAAGGAAATTGCCTGATGTTTTACAGCTATGAGGACATTCAAAAGCTGGAAAAATTTAATAAGGACAAAACGGTCACCGAACGGGATAATGCGCGCCATTTGCTGAATGAAATGGTGGCTTACTCAACATTAGGCGTTTGTCGCCGCCGCCAATTGCTAAGCTATTTTGGCGAATATCTCGAGAAAGATTGCGGGTTCTGCGACAATTGCATGAAGCCAACAGAAAAAACAAAGGTTCAGGACGGCGTAATACTCGTTTTGAGGGCAGTTCAGCTTACCGAGCAACGATTCGATTGCGAACACATTGCAGACGTCCTGACGGCCACTGAAAACCAATATGTTAAAAGCTACGAGCACGACCAGCTTGATGTGTATGGTAAAGGGTTGGAAATCAATGATTCCCGCGAATATTGGATTTCGACCATTCGCCAGCTTGTGATTTTTAATTACCTGGAAAAAGACATTGAAAATTACGGAGTCATTAAATTGGGTGAAAAAGGCGCCAATTACCTGAATGATCCTTATCCGGTTACACTTCATAAAGACCATAACTTCGATGAAGAGGAAGTAAAACCGGAGGATGATGACAAGGATGCAGCCGCCGGTGGAAGCGCGCATGCTTATGACGAAGCACTTTTGGGAATACTTAAAGCGCTTCGTAAAAAGGTCGCAAAGGAGAAAAACCTGCCTCCCTATGTTATTTTCCAGGATCCGTCCTTAGAGGAAATGGCAACGACTTACCCGACGACGCAACAGGAAATGGCGCAAATCAATGGCGTCGGAATGGGAAAGGTGCAAAAATTCGGTCGCCAGTTCATTGAAGTGATCACCCGTTATGTTGAAGAAAACGAGATTGAGACAGCAAAGGATGTTGTCATTAAGTCGACTGTCAATAAATCTAAGATCAAAATATTTATCATCCAGCAAGTCGACCGCAAGGTAAGCCTGGATGAAATCGCAGAAGTAAAGGATCTGGCCCTCGCAGACGTCATTGAAGAAGTTGAACATATTTGCTATTCGGGAACCAAGCTTAACCTCGATTATTATATCAATCAGGTCATCGATCGGGAAAGGCAGCAGGATATATATGACTATTTCATGACTGCTGAAACAGATAACATAGCCGCAGCGTTGGGAGAATTTGCCCATGACGAAATTAGCGAAGAAGAACTGCGGCTTATGCGAATCAAGTTTTTATCGGAACTGGCGAATTAA
- the lhgO gene encoding L-2-hydroxyglutarate oxidase, with protein sequence MYDITIVGGGIVGLATALRLKEQKASLKILLLEKENEVAKHQTGHNSGVIHSGLYYKPGSLKATNCIRGYQMLIDFCNREGVHYDLCGKIVVATSENQSPLLRNLFERGNQNGLIKNRMLSQGEIREIEPHVAGLEGIWVPYTGIIDYKTVSEKYAECFQKLGGKIQFGEKVIDIRNRNSHSEVVSATGKIFETKLIVNCAGLYSDKVAQLTQPENIKVRIIPFRGEYYKIKPEKHHLVKNLIYPVPDPNFPFLGVHFTRMIEGGIEAGPNAVFAFRREGYDKLDFNASELMESLAWPGFRKVAMKYWRTGMGEYYRSFSKAAFTKALQGLIPEIQSDDLIPGGAGVRAQACDYDGGLLDDFSIIENKHAINVCNAPSPAATSSLSIGQTISERVLARM encoded by the coding sequence ATGTACGACATTACCATTGTTGGCGGTGGCATCGTTGGTCTGGCCACAGCATTGCGACTAAAAGAGCAAAAGGCTTCCCTGAAAATCTTACTTTTAGAAAAAGAGAACGAAGTTGCAAAACACCAGACCGGCCATAACAGCGGCGTAATCCACTCGGGGTTATATTACAAACCCGGCAGTCTGAAAGCCACAAACTGCATTCGTGGATACCAAATGCTGATCGATTTTTGTAATCGCGAAGGCGTACATTACGACCTTTGCGGCAAAATTGTGGTTGCGACCAGCGAGAACCAGAGCCCATTGCTCAGGAATCTCTTTGAACGAGGCAACCAGAATGGCCTGATAAAAAACAGAATGCTCTCGCAAGGAGAAATTCGTGAAATTGAGCCGCATGTGGCTGGCTTAGAAGGCATTTGGGTTCCTTATACTGGCATTATAGATTATAAAACGGTTTCAGAAAAGTATGCCGAATGTTTTCAAAAGCTGGGCGGAAAAATCCAGTTCGGAGAGAAAGTCATTGACATTAGGAACCGCAATTCACATTCAGAAGTCGTATCGGCGACAGGTAAAATATTTGAAACAAAACTGATCGTAAACTGCGCCGGGCTATATTCCGACAAAGTTGCCCAATTGACTCAACCAGAGAACATTAAGGTTCGTATCATTCCTTTTCGCGGCGAATACTATAAGATCAAACCGGAGAAGCACCATTTGGTTAAAAACCTGATTTATCCGGTTCCCGACCCTAATTTTCCATTCCTGGGTGTACATTTTACGCGCATGATCGAAGGTGGCATTGAGGCCGGACCTAATGCAGTTTTTGCGTTCCGCCGGGAAGGTTATGATAAGCTGGACTTCAATGCTTCGGAACTAATGGAATCACTGGCCTGGCCGGGTTTCCGAAAAGTGGCGATGAAATACTGGAGAACGGGAATGGGGGAATATTACCGATCCTTCTCCAAAGCTGCATTTACCAAAGCGTTACAAGGGCTTATACCTGAGATTCAGAGCGATGATCTTATTCCCGGTGGGGCGGGCGTTCGTGCGCAAGCTTGTGATTACGACGGCGGGCTGCTGGACGATTTTTCAATTATTGAAAACAAACATGCAATCAATGTGTGTAATGCTCCCTCACCAGCGGCAACTTCTTCATTATCAATAGGACAGACAATTTCTGAGCGGGTTTTGGCAAGAATGTAG
- the rimO gene encoding 30S ribosomal protein S12 methylthiotransferase RimO, which produces MKTKGIVKNKVNIVTLGCSKNLVDSEVLYTQLKGNGFTVDHESKKDDSQIVVINTCGFIDNAKEESINTILRYADAKAAGMVDKVYVTGCLSHRYKDELSVEIPTVDAWFGTNELPRLLKTLKADYKHELVGERLLTTPTHYAYLKIAEGCDRPCSFCAIPIMRGGHVSRSIEELVKEAKSLAKRGTKELILIAQDLTYYGLDIYKKRNLSDLLAQLSDVEGIEWIRLQYAYPAGFPMDILDIMNERSNICKYLDMPLQTGSTEILKSMRRGITREKTEALIETIRAKVPDITLRTTLIVGHPGETEALFDETYDFVEKMRFDRLGAFQYSHEDNTHSYTMPDDIPAEIKQERADAIMELQQGISYELNQQKIGNTYKVLFDRKEGGHFIGRTEFDSPEVDNEVLVPASQYVRLGDFAQVNITSAEEFDLYGSVIS; this is translated from the coding sequence ATGAAAACCAAAGGAATAGTTAAAAATAAAGTCAACATTGTCACGCTGGGCTGCTCCAAAAATCTGGTGGATTCGGAAGTGCTCTACACGCAGCTCAAAGGCAACGGATTCACCGTTGATCATGAGTCTAAAAAAGATGATTCGCAGATTGTTGTAATCAACACTTGCGGATTTATTGATAATGCCAAAGAAGAATCCATCAACACAATTCTGCGCTATGCTGATGCAAAGGCGGCCGGAATGGTTGATAAAGTTTACGTTACAGGCTGTTTATCACATAGATACAAAGATGAGCTTTCCGTTGAAATCCCGACTGTGGACGCCTGGTTTGGAACTAATGAACTGCCACGACTGCTCAAAACGCTCAAAGCGGACTATAAGCATGAACTCGTCGGCGAGCGGTTGCTGACCACGCCCACACATTACGCTTACCTAAAAATTGCCGAAGGTTGCGATCGTCCATGCAGTTTCTGCGCGATCCCCATTATGCGCGGCGGCCACGTTTCCCGTTCGATTGAGGAGCTTGTGAAGGAAGCGAAATCCTTGGCAAAACGCGGCACAAAAGAACTTATCCTCATTGCTCAAGACCTGACTTACTATGGTCTTGATATTTATAAAAAAAGAAATCTATCCGACTTACTTGCGCAACTTTCTGACGTAGAAGGCATTGAGTGGATCAGGTTACAATATGCTTATCCGGCTGGGTTTCCAATGGACATTCTGGATATCATGAACGAGCGCAGCAACATTTGCAAATATCTGGATATGCCTCTGCAGACCGGCTCAACAGAAATCCTGAAATCCATGCGACGTGGCATTACACGTGAAAAAACGGAAGCATTGATCGAGACCATCCGCGCAAAAGTGCCGGATATTACATTGAGAACAACATTAATAGTTGGTCACCCGGGAGAAACGGAAGCGCTGTTTGATGAGACTTACGATTTTGTTGAAAAAATGCGCTTCGACCGTTTGGGGGCATTTCAGTATTCTCACGAAGACAACACGCATTCCTACACCATGCCGGACGACATTCCTGCCGAAATCAAGCAGGAACGCGCAGATGCCATTATGGAGCTGCAACAAGGCATTTCCTATGAATTGAACCAGCAAAAAATCGGAAATACTTATAAAGTGCTTTTCGACCGCAAAGAAGGCGGGCACTTCATCGGCCGGACCGAATTTGATTCACCGGAAGTTGATAATGAGGTTCTTGTGCCTGCCAGCCAATATGTGCGATTAGGTGACTTTGCCCAGGTTAACATTACATCCGCTGAGGAATTTGACTTGTACGGATCGGTTATTTCCTGA
- the ftsY gene encoding signal recognition particle-docking protein FtsY, whose product MSLFGFFSKEKKETLDKGLEKTKDSFFGKLSRAIVGKTTIDEDVLDELEDILVSSDVGVETTVKVIKRIEERVARDKYATTAELDGILREEIAALLTENKSVDIKDSFETQHLPKPFVIMVVGVNGVGKTTTIGKLAHQFHQRGHKVVLGAADTFRAAAVEQLKLWGKRVDVPVIDHGMNTDPSAVAYDALKKGMETGADVIIIDTAGRLHTKVNLMNELSKIKRVMQKIIPDSPHEVLLVLDGSTGQNAVIQAREFTKVTEITALAITKLDGTAKGGVVIGISDEFKIPVKYIGVGEKMDDLQVFDRSEFVDSLFKKIG is encoded by the coding sequence ATGAGCTTATTTGGTTTTTTTTCAAAAGAGAAAAAAGAAACATTAGATAAAGGCCTGGAAAAAACCAAAGACAGTTTCTTTGGCAAACTTTCCCGTGCTATCGTTGGTAAAACCACAATAGATGAAGACGTTCTTGATGAACTGGAAGACATTCTCGTAAGCTCAGACGTAGGTGTTGAAACCACTGTAAAGGTCATTAAGCGCATTGAAGAGCGGGTGGCCAGAGATAAATATGCAACTACGGCTGAACTGGACGGCATACTCCGGGAGGAAATCGCAGCATTGTTGACGGAAAACAAATCTGTTGATATCAAAGACAGCTTTGAAACCCAGCATCTTCCCAAACCGTTTGTGATCATGGTCGTAGGCGTGAATGGTGTTGGAAAAACAACCACGATCGGAAAACTGGCGCATCAGTTTCACCAAAGAGGACACAAAGTTGTGCTAGGCGCCGCCGATACATTCCGCGCTGCGGCCGTAGAACAGCTCAAACTTTGGGGAAAACGCGTTGACGTCCCGGTCATCGACCACGGGATGAACACGGACCCTTCCGCCGTAGCTTATGATGCATTGAAAAAAGGAATGGAAACGGGCGCTGATGTCATCATTATCGATACCGCAGGACGTTTACATACGAAGGTGAACCTCATGAACGAGCTTTCGAAGATCAAGCGCGTCATGCAGAAAATCATTCCTGATTCTCCACACGAAGTCTTACTCGTTCTCGATGGCAGCACCGGCCAAAATGCTGTAATTCAAGCCAGAGAGTTCACCAAAGTCACGGAAATTACTGCATTAGCGATCACAAAACTGGATGGCACAGCGAAAGGCGGCGTAGTAATCGGCATTTCGGACGAATTCAAAATTCCGGTTAAATATATTGGTGTGGGAGAAAAAATGGATGACCTGCAAGTTTTCGACCGCAGTGAGTTTGTGGATTCTTTATTTAAGAAGATTGGCTGA
- a CDS encoding DUF4293 domain-containing protein: protein MLQRIQTVFLALTVIGMGIFLAFPLWTKVSTAGEERADLTAIKLTHQINAVQSNVQPVYYLIILAILVAGVAAYAILQYKKRVLQSALCAVNSILMTILMGLVIYFTFYKTAKLFDPNLPGTYEIGFYGLVGAMLANVFANRFIRKDEREVQQSKRFR, encoded by the coding sequence ATGTTACAAAGGATACAAACCGTTTTTTTAGCCCTTACTGTCATCGGAATGGGCATTTTTCTTGCCTTTCCATTATGGACAAAAGTTTCAACTGCCGGGGAAGAAAGAGCCGATTTGACAGCGATCAAACTGACGCACCAGATCAATGCCGTACAGTCTAACGTTCAACCGGTTTATTACCTGATCATTCTGGCGATTTTAGTTGCAGGCGTTGCGGCTTACGCTATTCTTCAATACAAAAAAAGGGTTTTGCAATCCGCCCTTTGCGCAGTTAACTCCATCCTGATGACCATCCTGATGGGACTCGTCATCTATTTCACATTCTACAAAACCGCAAAACTTTTCGATCCAAACCTGCCCGGAACCTATGAAATCGGGTTTTACGGGTTAGTAGGTGCAATGTTGGCAAATGTTTTTGCGAATCGTTTTATTAGGAAAGACGAGCGGGAAGTGCAGCAGTCTAAGCGGTTTAGGTAG
- a CDS encoding KpsF/GutQ family sugar-phosphate isomerase, which yields MKLIKNIQSIAKEVLRQEAEALHNLIGLIDEEFENCVYAIINCGGRVVVSGVGKSAIVGQKIVATLNSTGTPALFMHAADAIHGDLGMIQDNDVVIVISRSGDTAEIKVLTPLLKRTGVKMIAMVSNKDSYLAKNADYILHAFAPEEADPLNLAPTTSTSVTMALGDALAICLLEARGFTHDDFAKFHPGGALGKRLYLKICDIYPHNALPMVSEDAGLQEIILEMTSKRLGATAVNNAEGKMAGIITDGDLRRMLKQFDGNVILHLKAKDIMTKSPISVSPDEYAVKALEIMQSRSITQVVVVENSEILGFVHLHDLLREGLV from the coding sequence TTGAAATTAATAAAAAATATTCAGTCAATAGCAAAAGAAGTATTACGGCAAGAGGCAGAAGCATTGCATAATCTGATCGGATTGATTGATGAAGAATTTGAAAACTGCGTATATGCCATTATCAACTGCGGAGGACGTGTTGTTGTGTCGGGCGTGGGCAAAAGTGCCATTGTTGGACAAAAAATAGTTGCTACATTAAACTCAACCGGAACACCTGCATTATTCATGCACGCTGCCGACGCCATTCACGGTGATCTCGGCATGATTCAGGATAATGATGTGGTGATTGTAATATCCCGGAGTGGCGACACAGCCGAAATAAAAGTCCTTACCCCGCTATTAAAGCGAACCGGTGTTAAAATGATCGCTATGGTAAGTAACAAGGATTCTTATCTGGCCAAAAACGCAGACTACATTCTGCATGCATTTGCGCCGGAAGAGGCTGATCCACTGAATCTTGCTCCTACGACAAGCACGTCCGTTACGATGGCATTAGGCGATGCATTAGCGATTTGTTTGCTGGAAGCGAGAGGTTTTACACACGATGATTTTGCCAAATTTCATCCGGGCGGCGCTTTGGGCAAAAGGCTTTACCTCAAAATCTGCGACATCTATCCGCATAATGCATTGCCAATGGTTTCAGAAGATGCAGGCTTGCAGGAAATTATACTAGAAATGACTTCCAAAAGGTTGGGGGCGACTGCCGTCAACAATGCTGAGGGCAAAATGGCAGGCATTATTACCGACGGAGATTTACGGAGAATGCTGAAACAATTCGATGGAAATGTGATTCTGCATCTGAAAGCAAAGGACATTATGACCAAATCGCCAATCTCAGTTTCACCTGACGAATATGCTGTTAAAGCATTGGAAATCATGCAGTCCCGCAGCATTACGCAGGTTGTGGTTGTGGAGAATAGTGAGATTCTAGGGTTTGTGCACTTGCACGATTTGTTAAGGGAAGGGTTGGTGTAG
- a CDS encoding PSP1 domain-containing protein — MNVYDWLSHMDVPVSQRFDVVEVKFKGGRKEYFRNINQLEFITGDYVVCEMASGQHIGTVSLQGELVRLQIKRKSVVINDDMHVIYRVANEKDLDKHTQAMAREMPTLYRTREIIREMKLNMKLSDVEFQSDNTKTTFYYSSEERVDFRELIKSLASEFKVRIEMRQISLRQEASRLGGLGSCGRELCCSTWLTDFKNISTAAARYQNLSLNPAKLSGQCGRLKCCLNYELETYIDALRDIPTVDVPLKTKKGVAVLQKTDIFKKIMWFGFDKDTNWYPVAISKVLEIMELNKKDIIPESLEILTPQAEKTAIDRAPGKINSDLENLDKKYSEEQKKKKKKKNRSGKNKNNANKPQASSPQKTD; from the coding sequence ATGAATGTTTACGACTGGTTAAGCCACATGGATGTGCCTGTCAGTCAACGTTTTGATGTAGTCGAAGTTAAATTTAAGGGAGGAAGAAAAGAATATTTCAGAAATATAAATCAGCTGGAATTCATTACAGGCGACTATGTTGTTTGTGAAATGGCTTCCGGCCAGCATATTGGGACGGTTTCTTTGCAAGGAGAGCTGGTAAGGCTCCAAATTAAGCGTAAAAGCGTGGTTATCAATGATGATATGCACGTGATTTACCGCGTTGCAAATGAAAAAGACCTTGATAAGCATACGCAGGCAATGGCGCGGGAAATGCCGACACTTTATCGCACACGCGAAATTATTCGTGAGATGAAGCTGAATATGAAGCTTTCCGACGTTGAGTTTCAGTCAGACAATACAAAAACGACATTCTATTATTCTTCCGAGGAACGCGTGGATTTTCGTGAGCTAATCAAATCATTGGCTTCCGAATTTAAGGTAAGGATTGAAATGCGGCAGATCAGCCTGCGCCAGGAAGCGAGCCGCTTAGGTGGACTTGGCTCCTGTGGCCGTGAATTGTGCTGTTCAACTTGGCTTACGGATTTTAAAAATATATCAACAGCAGCAGCGCGTTACCAAAATTTGTCATTGAATCCTGCAAAGCTCTCAGGACAATGCGGACGTTTGAAATGCTGTCTGAATTACGAGCTTGAAACCTATATTGATGCTTTACGGGACATTCCGACGGTGGATGTGCCTTTGAAGACAAAAAAAGGAGTGGCTGTTTTGCAAAAAACAGACATTTTCAAGAAAATTATGTGGTTCGGCTTTGACAAAGACACCAACTGGTATCCGGTGGCGATCAGTAAAGTGCTCGAAATCATGGAGCTGAATAAAAAGGATATCATTCCGGAATCATTGGAAATCCTTACGCCGCAAGCAGAAAAAACAGCCATTGACAGGGCGCCCGGAAAGATCAACAGCGATCTTGAAAACCTGGACAAAAAGTACAGCGAGGAACAGAAAAAGAAGAAAAAGAAGAAGAACCGGTCTGGCAAGAACAAGAACAATGCCAACAAACCACAGGCTTCTTCTCCTCAAAAAACGGACTAA